Proteins encoded in a region of the Cinclus cinclus chromosome 19, bCinCin1.1, whole genome shotgun sequence genome:
- the SWI5 gene encoding DNA repair protein SWI5 homolog produces the protein MPPGSRTTTPRVPLGGRTTIPDVLCGGGKQRLSGVAGESSDSPVWRESRAFSAEPSALAERVPPSAGPSPPRHPPPRALPRRVSAGGRRSGTAGVRTPIPSPKSFLLNGASEEALQCEIEELKQKDLALDQEIAQLLSEGYSLEELDKHISLLHEYNEIKDAGQMLLGRLAVIRGVTTKQLYPEYDLELSD, from the exons ATGCCTCCCGGCAGCAGAACTACAACTCCCCGCGTGCCCCTCGGCGGCAGGACTACAATTCCCGACGTGCTCTGTGGCGGGGGAAAGCAGCGACTCTCCGGTGTGGCGGGGGAAAGTAGCGACTCTCCGGTGTGGCGGGAGTCCCGAGCCTTCAGCGCGGAGCCCTCAGCCCTGGCCGAGCGCGTCCCGCCGAGCGCGGGCCCCAGCCCGCCCCGCCACCCGCCGCCGCGGGCCCTGCCCAGGAG GGTCTCGGCTGGCGGCCGGCGGAGCGGCACGGCCGGGGTCAGGACGCCG ATCCCATCTCCAAAGTCCTTCCTGCTTAATGGAGCCAGTGAAGAAGCCCTGCAGTGTGAAATCGAAGAGCTGAAACAGAAAGACCTTGCTCTAGACCAGGAAATTGCACAATTATTGTCTGA GGGCTACAGCCTGGAGGAACTGGACAAGCACATCTCTCTGCTCCATGAGTACAATGAAATCAAAGATGCTGGGCAGATGCTCCTGGGCAGGCTAG CTGTTATCCGAGGGGTCACTACAAAGCAGCTCTATCCTGAGTATGACCTGGAGCTCAGTGACTAG
- the TRUB2 gene encoding pseudouridylate synthase TRUB2, mitochondrial, with product MAAAGRAGLAGLFAVYKPAGVAWGRVRDAVETRLLRELNAAPGRAPRQRVRFLPAPAPGGGGAVELVAARVPVLADHPLVRGPRFRKLKIGAGHRLDVKASGVFVLGIGHGNKLLTDLYNCHLTKVYIVGGLFGKATDDFSDTGNLVEKTTFDHITREKLERILAVIQGTNQKALLMYSNIDMKTQEAYELAVKGLIRPMAKSPPIITAVRCLQFALPEFQLEIHCLHETQQYLRKMVHEIGLELKSSAVCTQVRRIRDGVFTVDDALPRTQWDLQSIQEAIRNCQLKVETELEETLGHGENSPLHQLDGDTAERALQEHP from the exons ggccgggcgggcAGGGCTGGCGGGGCTGTTCGCCGTGTACAAGCCGGCGGGGGTGGCGTGGGGCCGCGTCCGTGACGCGGTGGAGACACGGCTGCTGCGCG AGCTGAACGCGGCTCCGGGACGCGCCCCGCGGCAGCGAGTCCGCTTCCTACCGGCCCCAgccccgggcggcggcggggccgtggAGCTGGTGGCTGCCAGGGTGCCGGTGCTGGCCGACCACCCCCTGG TCCGAGGCCCGCGGTTCAGGAAGCTGAAGATCGGAGCAGGTCACCGGCTGGATGTGAAGGCCTCGGGGGTGTTCG TGCTTGGCATTGGCCATGGGAACAAGCTGCTCACTGACCTGTATAACTGCCACCTGACCAAG GTTTATATTGTTGGCGGGCTTTTTGGTAAAGCCACTGATGACTTCTCAGACACAGGGAATTTAGTAGAAAAGACAACATTTG ATCATATCACAAGGGAGAAGCTGGAGCGGATTCTCGCTGTCATTCAAGGGACAAATCAAAAGGCCCTGCTGAT GTATTCTAATATTGATATGAAAACACAAGAGGCATATGAGCTGGCTGTCAAAGGGTTGATTCGCCCCATGGCAAAAAGCCCCCCAATAATCACAGCAGTCCGATGCCTCCAGTTTGCACTTCCAGAATTCCAGCTAG AAATCCATTGCTTGCATGAGACTCAGCAGTACCTCCGGAAGATGGTTCATGAGATTGGTCTGGAGCTGAAATCATCTGCTGTGTGCACACAAGTGCGGAGAATACGTGACGGGGTTTTCACAGTGGACGACGCTCTCCCGAGAACTCAGTGGGACCTGCAGAGCATCCAGGAGGCAATTCGGAACTGTCAGCTCAAAGTGGAAACGGAGCTGGAGGAAACACTGGGACATGGGGAGAACAGTCCTCTTCATCAGCTGGATGGGGACACAGCTGAGCGTGCTCTGCAGGAGCATCCGTGA